In a single window of the Thermus thermamylovorans genome:
- the glcF gene encoding glycolate oxidase subunit GlcF has product MQHRIPVEKLGKEGEVMAHAIETCVHCGFCLPTCPTYLVLQEEMDSPRGRIFLMKEVLEENLPLEEALPYLDRCLACQACVTACPSGVPYGELIAAFRLHTEGKRHRYPLEQVYRQSLLRVLPYPERFRPLAELGSRLKPLLKPLPLPKALKAPTALLPDRLPGRESYQKVYPAKGQRRARVGILLGCAQQVLRPTINRATLRVLQENGVEVVAAKEQVCCGALNLHAGDREGAKRLARQNLKAFRDVDFVVTNAAGCGSGMKEYPLLFLGEPEEEEARALAARVKDLTVILDELGFLPPPPPKRALRVAYHDACHLAHAQGVREAPRRFLKAAGVEVLEPREWEICCGSAGTYNLFQPEIAEVLGRRKAENLQATQPDLVVTGNIGCLTQIQAYLDRNIPVLHTAELLELLYEGRDAVV; this is encoded by the coding sequence ATGCAGCACCGTATCCCCGTGGAAAAGCTGGGCAAGGAAGGGGAGGTGATGGCCCACGCCATCGAAACCTGCGTCCACTGCGGCTTCTGCCTCCCCACCTGCCCCACCTACTTGGTCCTGCAGGAGGAGATGGACTCCCCCCGGGGGCGCATCTTCCTCATGAAGGAGGTGCTGGAGGAAAACCTCCCCCTGGAGGAGGCCCTCCCCTACCTGGACCGCTGCCTGGCCTGCCAGGCCTGCGTCACCGCCTGCCCGAGCGGCGTCCCCTACGGGGAGCTCATCGCCGCCTTCCGCCTGCACACCGAAGGGAAGCGCCACCGCTACCCCCTGGAACAGGTCTACCGCCAGTCCCTCCTCCGTGTCCTCCCCTACCCTGAGCGCTTCCGGCCCCTGGCCGAGCTGGGAAGCCGGCTAAAACCCCTCCTCAAGCCCCTACCCCTGCCCAAGGCCCTTAAGGCTCCCACCGCCCTGCTCCCGGACCGCCTACCGGGCAGGGAATCCTACCAGAAGGTCTACCCCGCCAAGGGCCAAAGGCGGGCCAGGGTGGGGATCCTCCTGGGGTGCGCCCAGCAGGTCCTCCGCCCCACCATCAACCGGGCCACCCTCCGCGTGCTCCAGGAAAACGGGGTGGAGGTGGTGGCCGCCAAGGAACAGGTCTGCTGCGGGGCCCTGAACCTGCACGCGGGGGACAGGGAGGGGGCGAAGCGCCTCGCCCGGCAGAACCTCAAGGCCTTCCGGGACGTGGACTTCGTGGTCACCAACGCCGCCGGTTGCGGCTCGGGGATGAAGGAATACCCTCTTCTCTTCCTGGGGGAACCCGAGGAGGAGGAGGCCAGGGCCCTGGCCGCCAGGGTGAAGGACCTCACGGTGATCCTGGACGAGCTGGGCTTCCTGCCGCCCCCACCCCCCAAGCGCGCCTTGCGGGTAGCCTACCACGACGCCTGCCACCTGGCCCACGCCCAGGGGGTGCGGGAGGCCCCCAGGCGCTTCCTGAAGGCGGCGGGGGTGGAGGTGCTGGAGCCCAGGGAGTGGGAGATCTGCTGCGGTAGCGCCGGCACCTACAACCTCTTCCAGCCCGAGATCGCCGAGGTTTTGGGCCGGAGAAAGGCGGAAAACCTTCAGGCCACCCAGCCCGACTTGGTGGTCACGGGCAACATCGGCTGCCTCACCCAGATCCAAGCCTACCTGGACCGGAATATCCCCGTGCTGCACACCGCGGAGCTCCTGGAGTTGCTCTACGAAGGAAGGGACGCCGTGGTTTGA
- a CDS encoding FAD-binding protein, protein MAEVRPTSPLEVQEAVRLHPRLRPKGAGTKPALSAPREGEVVLDLSGLRGLLQYEPEEFVFTAYAGTPVKEVEEALRAHGQYLPFHPPLAGRGATLGGTVAAGLSGPMRERFGGLRDFLLGVRFVDGEGRLVRGGGQVVKNAAGFPFHRLMVGSLGAFGIMVELSFKVFPYPRATRTLRVALGNLAGALAALERLRGLPLDLLALDLIPPATLEIRLGGFPESLEGRLKRLRELLGREGEALLEDEAHWEGVRDLSFLEGSPIWVKVPSTPARIPALEGLPLGPRRYLSGGELLYAGVDPEGLRALRGAGLPHLVLKGAEEALFPPPPPAFFGKVKAALDPRGRLPLG, encoded by the coding sequence ATGGCTGAGGTGCGCCCCACCAGCCCATTGGAGGTGCAGGAGGCGGTGCGCCTCCACCCCCGCCTGCGCCCCAAGGGCGCGGGGACCAAGCCCGCCCTCTCCGCCCCCCGGGAGGGGGAGGTGGTCCTGGACCTCTCGGGCCTCCGGGGCCTCCTCCAGTACGAGCCCGAGGAGTTCGTCTTCACCGCCTACGCGGGCACCCCGGTCAAGGAGGTGGAAGAGGCCCTGAGGGCCCACGGCCAGTACCTCCCCTTCCACCCGCCCCTGGCGGGCCGGGGGGCCACCTTAGGGGGCACGGTGGCCGCGGGGCTTTCCGGTCCCATGCGGGAGCGGTTTGGGGGCCTGAGGGACTTCCTCCTGGGGGTGCGCTTCGTGGATGGGGAAGGAAGGCTGGTGCGGGGCGGGGGCCAGGTGGTGAAAAACGCCGCCGGCTTCCCCTTCCACCGCCTCATGGTGGGCTCCCTGGGAGCCTTCGGGATCATGGTGGAGCTTTCCTTCAAGGTCTTCCCCTACCCCCGGGCCACCCGGACCCTGCGGGTGGCCTTGGGGAACCTGGCCGGGGCCCTGGCCGCCCTGGAACGCCTCCGGGGCCTGCCCCTGGACCTGTTGGCCCTGGACCTCATCCCCCCTGCCACCCTGGAGATCCGCCTGGGGGGGTTTCCGGAAAGCCTGGAAGGGCGCCTAAAGCGCCTCCGGGAACTCCTGGGACGGGAAGGGGAGGCCCTCCTGGAGGACGAGGCCCACTGGGAAGGGGTGCGGGACCTCTCCTTCCTGGAGGGAAGCCCTATCTGGGTCAAGGTGCCGAGCACCCCAGCCCGCATCCCCGCCCTGGAAGGCCTCCCCCTGGGGCCCCGGCGTTACCTGAGCGGGGGGGAGCTCCTCTACGCCGGGGTGGACCCCGAGGGCCTGCGGGCCCTGCGGGGAGCGGGCCTGCCCCACCTGGTCCTCAAGGGGGCCGAGGAGGCGCTCTTCCCCCCTCCGCCTCCGGCCTTTTTCGGGAAGGTGAAGGCGGCCCTGGACCCCAGGGGCCGCCTCCCCTTAGGGTGA
- a CDS encoding type II toxin-antitoxin system VapB family antitoxin: protein MPLTIRNREVERLASEVARLTGETKTEAVRKALELRLAELTRKRRPDRVLRFLEEEVWPRIPPELLGKGVSKEEMDELWEG, encoded by the coding sequence ATGCCCCTCACCATCCGCAACCGGGAAGTGGAGCGTCTGGCCAGCGAGGTGGCCCGCCTGACGGGGGAAACCAAGACCGAGGCGGTGCGCAAGGCCTTGGAGCTCCGCCTGGCCGAGCTGACCCGTAAGCGGCGCCCCGATCGGGTGCTTCGCTTTCTGGAGGAGGAGGTGTGGCCTCGAATCCCTCCTGAGCTTTTGGGAAAGGGGGTCAGCAAGGAGGAGATGGACGAGCTCTGGGAGGGCTAG